A genomic stretch from Arachis stenosperma cultivar V10309 chromosome 3, arast.V10309.gnm1.PFL2, whole genome shotgun sequence includes:
- the LOC130967382 gene encoding transcription factor MYB102-like, with the protein MGRTPCCEKNGLKKGPWTPEEDQKLVDYIHKHGYGNWRTLPKNAGLQRCGKSCRLRWTNYLRPDIKRGRFSLEEEETIIHLHSILGNKWSAIASRLPGRTDNEIKNYWNTHIRKRLLRMGIDPVTHSPRLDLLDLSSLFGSSISHINNNMQHHLNPELLKLATSLFSHNNNNSSLDNSHNQIISSDVSLSFPQANFLESNNNVDSPYPSNLLHHDLMNTSDYWHADNNNNIGIASTSSPCYVTDQLPTSYYYNNNSNNYYSHHASLVDPPMSETSTFHSNNSSSNTYVNGNNSSTEDERESYVSTNNSVLRFEIPDMLDVNAFV; encoded by the exons ATGGGAAGAACACCTTGCTGTGAGAAGAATGGGCTGAAGAAGGGGCCATGGACGCCAGAGGAGGATCAGAAGCTCGTTGATTACATTCACAAACATGGCTACGGCAATTGGAGAACACTCCCTAAGAATGCcg ggttGCAAAGATGCGGAAAGAGTTGCCGTCTGCGGTGGACAAACTATCTCCGGCCAGATATAAAGCGAGGTCGATTCTCCTTGGAAGAGGAGGAGACCATAATACACCTTCACAGCATTCTTGGAAACAA GTGGTCTGCAATAGCGTCGCGGCTACCGGGGAGGACAGACAACGAAATAAAGAATTATTGGAATACACACATTAGGAAGAGGCTACTGAGGATGGGAATCGATCCTGTGACACACAGTCCACGCCTAGACCTTCTTgatctctcatctctctttgGTTCATCAATATCACACATCAACAATAACATGCAACACCATCTTAACCCTGAGCTTCTCAAATTGGCCACGTCACTCTTCtctcataataataataatagttctCTTGACAACAGCCACAACCAAATCATCAGTAGTGATGTTTCCTTGTCTTTCCCTCAAGCAAACTTTCTAGAATCCAATAATAATGTCGACTCACCATACCCATCAAATCTACTGCACCATGACCTAATGAATACTAGTGATTATTGGCACGccgataataataataatattggaATTGCTTCAACTTCTAGCCCTTGTTATGTCACTGACCAATTACCAACAAGTTATTATTATAACAATAATAGTAACAACTACTACTCTCATCATGCAAGTCTTGTGGACCCACCTATGTCTGAAACGTCAACCTTTCATTCCAATAATAGCAGCAGTAATACTTATGTCAATGGAAACAACAGTAGCACCGAGGATGAGAGAGAAAGCTATGTCAGCACCAATAACAGCGTCTTGAGATTTGAAATCCCAGATATGTTGGATGTCAATGCATTCGTGTAA
- the LOC130968459 gene encoding vesicle-associated protein 4-2-like: MAVAEPKPHSEPKVWNFFKRPFRHSSATSGTMPPNTSTTTSSHHGYHHHTNPTSHNPPLDGSSSNHASSSVSSVARSFLPTRRRLKLDPSNKLFFPYEPGKQVRSAIRIKNTSKSYVAFKFQTTAPKSCFMRPPGAILAPGESIIATVFKFVEQPENNEKPEKTGLKFKIMSLKVKGSIDYVPELFDEQKDQVAVEQILRVVFLDPERPTSALEKLNRQLSEADAALEARKKPAEDAGPKIIGEGLVIDEWKERRERYLAKQQGDVVVDSV, encoded by the exons ATGGCCGTAGCTGAACCCAAGCCTCACTCGGAACCTAAGGTCTGGAACTTCTTCAAGCGTCCCTTTCGCCATTCCTCAGCTACCTCCGGCACCATGCCTCCCAATACCTCCACCACGACGTCGTCTCATCACGGCTACCACCACCACACCAACCCTACCTCACACAATCCTCCGCTCGATGGCTCCTCCTCCAACCACGCCTCTAGTTCCGTCTCTTCTGTAGCAAGGTCGTTCCTCCCAACACGACGTCGTCTCAAGCTTGACCCTTCCAACAAGCTCTTTTTCCCTT ATGAGCCAGGCAAACAGGTTAGGAGTGCTATCAGGATTAAAAACACCAGTAAATCCTATGTAGCTTTCAAG TTTCAAACGACTGCACCTAAAAGCTGCTTCATGCGTCCTCCTGGGGCTATCCTCGCACCGGGTGAGAGTATCATAGCAACCG TGTTCAAGTTTGTAGAGCAACCAGAAAATAATGAAAAGCCAGAAAAAACTGGactcaaatttaaaatcatgAGCTTGAAGGTCAAAGGATCAATTGATTACGTCCCCGAGCTG TTTGATGAGCAGAAAGACCAAGTAGCAGTGGAGCAGATTTTGCGGGTTGTTTTTCTAGATCCAGAGCGTCCCACCTCA GCTTTGGAAAAACTGAACCGTCAGCTGTCTGAGGCTGATGCTGCACTTGAGGCACGCAAGAAACCTGCAGAAGATGCAGGTCCTAAGATCATTGGAGAAGGGCTTGTCATAGATGAATGG AAAGAAAGGAGGGAAAGATACCTTGCAAAGCAGCAGGGCGACGTGGTAGTAGACTCTGTATAG